From Dermochelys coriacea isolate rDerCor1 chromosome 8, rDerCor1.pri.v4, whole genome shotgun sequence, the proteins below share one genomic window:
- the GPR52 gene encoding G-protein coupled receptor 52 gives MNHSRWTEWSTLNMSSSIVNVSEHLSCPLGFGHYNAVDICILETVIIVLLTFLIIAGNLTVIFVFHCAPLLHHYTTSCFIQTMAYADLFVGISCLVPTLSLLHYSTGVHESLTCQVFGYIISVLKSVSMACLACISVDRYLAITKPLSYNQLVTPCRLRICIILIWIYSCLIFLPSFFGWGKPGYHGDIFEWCATSWLTNAYFTGFIVCLLYAPAALVICFTYFHIFKICRQHTKEINDRRARFPSHEVDAAGETGHSPDRRYAMVLFRITSVFYVLWLPYIIYFLLESSRVLENPALSFLTTWLAISNSFCNCVIYSLSNSVFRLGLRRLSETICSSCMCLKDRDVRDPKPRKRANSCSI, from the coding sequence ATGAACCACTCCAGATGGACTGAATGGAGCACTCTGAACATGAGCAGTAGCATTGTGAATGTGTCTGAGCATCTCTCCTGTCCGCTAGGATTTGGTCACTACAATGCAGTCGACATCTGCATCCTTGAGACGGTCATTATTGTTTTGctaacatttttaattattgcTGGTAATTTAACTGTAATATTTGTCTTTCACTGTGCTCCGCTCTTACATCATTATACCACCAGCTGTTTTATTCAGACTATGGCCTATGCTGATCTTTTTGTTGGAATTAGCTGCCTGGTTCCTACATTATCATTGCTTCACTACTCTACAGGTGTCCATGAGTCCTTGACTTGTCAGGTTTTTGGATACATCATCTCTGTGCTGAAGAGTGTCTCCATGGCATGTCTTGCTTGCATCAGTGTCGACCGCTATCTTGCTATTACAAAACCTCTCTCCTATAATCAACTGGTCACGCCTTGTCGCTTGAGAATCTGTATCATTTTGATTTGGATATACTCTTGTCTGATCTTCTTACCTTCCTTTTTTGGTTGGGGAAAACCTGGTTACCATGGTGATATTTTTGAATGGTGTGCTACCTCCTGGCTCACCAATGCCTATTTTACTGGCTTTATTGTGTGTTTACTGTATGCTCCAGCTGCTTTGGTAATCTGCTTCACATATTTCCACATCTTCAAAATTTGCCGGCAGCACACCAAAGAGATAAATGACAGGAGAGCTCGTTTTCCTAGCCATGAAGTGGATGCTGCTGGAGAGACTGGGCACAGCCCTGACCGCCGCTATGCCATGGTTTTATTTCGGATAACCAGTGTGTTTTACGTGCTTTGGCTCCCCTATATCATATACTTTCTGCTGGAGAGTTCTAGGGTGCTGGAAAATCCAGCACTTTCCTTCTTAACAACATGGCTTGCTATAAGCAATAGTTTCTGCAACTGTGTGATATATAGCCTCTCCAACAGTGTTTTCAGGCTGGGACTCCGGAGACTGTCAGAGACAATATGTTCATCTTGTATGTGTTTAAAAGACAGGGATGTACGGGACCCCAAACCTAGAAAACGGGCTAATTCCTGctccatttaa